The proteins below come from a single Oxyura jamaicensis isolate SHBP4307 breed ruddy duck chromosome 1, BPBGC_Ojam_1.0, whole genome shotgun sequence genomic window:
- the SLN gene encoding sarcolipin has protein sequence MERSTQELFLNFMIVLITVLLMWLLVKSYQE, from the coding sequence ATGGAGCGATCCACACAGGAACTTTTCCTCAACTTCATGATTGTCCTCATTACTGTGCTGCTCATGTGGCTCCTGGTGAAGTCTTATCAGGAGTAA